One genomic segment of Nicotiana tabacum mitochondrion, complete genome includes these proteins:
- the orf103d gene encoding hypothetical protein has protein sequence MVHRLFIVLAREPKRTRLLPTVLDLRPGILPLSNRNQHHCIALEQLSGRRPATSVHRYRFILRTWSSLTTLRGLVRSQSCLVRRNWTKKRECSTGTTANNVIT, from the coding sequence ATGGTGCATCGCCTATTTATCGTTCTCGCTCGGGAGCCAAAACGAACACGCCTGCTACCTACTGTACTGGACCTTCGACCAGGCATTCTACCTTTGTCGAATCGGAACCAACACCACTGCATTGCGCTCGAACAGTTGAGCGGCCGCCGGCCAGCAACTTCCGTGCACAGATATAGATTCATTCTTCGTACCTGGTCCAGCCTCACAACCCTTCGCGGGTTGGTAAGAAGTCAGTCTTGTTTGGTAAGACGGAATTGGACAAAGAAAAGAGAGTGCTCGACCGGAACAACGGCCAACAACGTAATTACATAG